One genomic segment of Sminthopsis crassicaudata isolate SCR6 chromosome 2, ASM4859323v1, whole genome shotgun sequence includes these proteins:
- the TMEM229B gene encoding transmembrane protein 229B yields the protein MASAEPLTALSRWYLYAIHGYFCEVMFTAAWEFVVNFNWKFPGVTSVWALFIYGTSILIVEKMYLRLRGRCHILVRCLIYTLWTYLWEFTTGYILRQFNACPWDYSQFDFDFMGLITLEYAVPWFCGALIMEQFIIRNTLRLRFEQHAEPSGPTAPLALANGHVKTD from the coding sequence ATGGCCTCTGCGGAGCCCCTGACGGCACTGTCACGCTGGTACCTCTACGCCATCCATGGCTACTTCTGCGAGGTGATGTTCACGGCTGCCTGGGAGTTTGTGGTGAACTTTAATTGGAAGTTTCCGGGGGTCACCAGTGTCTGGGCCCTCTTCATCTATGGCACCTCCATCTTGATCGTGGAGAAGATGTACCTGCGCCTGCGGGGCCGTTGCCACATCCTGGTCCGTTGCCTCATCTACACCCTCTGGACTTACCTATGGGAGTTCACCACGGGCTACATCCTTCGCCAGTTTAATGCCTGCCCCTGGGACTACTCCCAGTTTGACTTTGACTTCATGGGTCTCATCACCCTGGAGTACGCCGTGCCCTGGTTCTGTGGAGCCCTCATCATGGAGCAGTTTATCATCCGCAACACCCTGCGCCTGCGCTTCGAACAGCACGCCGAGCCCAGCGGGCCCACCGCTCCGCTGGCGCTGGCCAATGGCCACGTCAAGACGGACTGA